From one Microthrixaceae bacterium genomic stretch:
- a CDS encoding AAA family ATPase — protein MINEPKQMQRAVENFVAEVSAAMTDVVHRLPAVDGRKVEQDVTTEAFNLVTALIDVDRRHTDAELWGVIFSFWKLMPNELGNAKADDLRQSDLLVGRSSWLDRVSPMMEILVSADRRFGTNHSRTYYDRCVYLAFTVAALDASPSRAELAAVDSLRTNLLAAMDGLPASPLSGRTGTGDAPANSGAAGPTGAGATAEGPKAGTDGAAQANAEAEAEIELPPARPIEELLAELDDLVGLDSVKTEVRLVTNLLRVQQLRSERDLPTSPQSRHLVFTGNPGTGKTTVARLLAAIYRSLGVVEKGQLIETDRSGLVSGFVGQTALKVVEVADKATGGVLLIDEAYALARGGENDFGREAIDTLVKVIEDRRDELVVIAAGYPVEMADFIAANPGLASRFPKTIFFPDYTDDELWSIFEAIGDKAGYHPDDQAEAAVRAWFAAVPRDKGFGNGRLARNLFEDAVARQAGRVVAIENPTDDDLTTLTADDIAKPGQGPRHSNTA, from the coding sequence TTGATCAACGAGCCCAAGCAGATGCAACGAGCGGTGGAGAACTTCGTGGCCGAGGTGAGCGCGGCCATGACCGACGTCGTGCACCGCCTACCCGCGGTCGACGGCCGCAAGGTCGAACAGGACGTCACCACCGAGGCGTTCAACCTGGTCACCGCCTTGATCGATGTGGACCGACGCCACACCGACGCCGAGCTGTGGGGCGTGATCTTCTCATTCTGGAAGCTCATGCCCAACGAGCTAGGCAACGCCAAAGCCGACGACCTCCGCCAGAGCGACCTGCTGGTCGGACGGTCGAGTTGGCTGGATCGGGTGTCTCCGATGATGGAGATCCTGGTATCGGCCGATCGCCGGTTCGGCACCAACCACAGCCGGACCTACTACGACCGCTGCGTGTACCTGGCCTTCACCGTGGCCGCCCTCGACGCGTCGCCGTCGCGGGCCGAGCTGGCCGCGGTCGACTCGCTGCGCACCAACCTGTTGGCCGCCATGGACGGGCTTCCGGCTTCTCCACTGTCTGGCCGCACCGGCACCGGCGACGCCCCGGCCAATTCGGGGGCCGCCGGTCCAACCGGTGCCGGTGCCACCGCCGAAGGCCCGAAGGCCGGCACGGACGGTGCCGCCCAGGCCAATGCCGAAGCCGAAGCTGAGATCGAGCTGCCTCCCGCCCGACCGATCGAGGAACTCCTGGCCGAGCTGGACGACCTGGTCGGCTTGGACAGCGTCAAGACCGAGGTCCGGTTGGTGACCAATCTGTTGCGGGTTCAACAGCTCCGCTCCGAGCGAGACCTGCCGACTTCACCCCAGAGCCGACATCTGGTGTTCACCGGCAACCCCGGCACCGGCAAGACCACGGTGGCCCGCCTGCTAGCCGCCATCTACCGGTCGCTGGGCGTGGTCGAGAAGGGGCAGCTCATAGAGACCGACCGGTCGGGTCTGGTGTCTGGCTTTGTGGGCCAGACCGCCCTGAAGGTGGTGGAGGTGGCCGACAAGGCCACCGGGGGTGTGCTCCTGATCGACGAGGCCTACGCCCTGGCCCGCGGCGGCGAGAACGACTTCGGCCGCGAAGCGATCGACACGCTGGTGAAGGTCATCGAGGATCGGCGCGACGAACTGGTGGTGATCGCCGCCGGCTACCCGGTGGAGATGGCCGACTTCATCGCCGCCAACCCGGGCTTGGCGTCTCGTTTCCCCAAGACGATCTTCTTCCCCGATTACACCGACGACGAGCTGTGGTCCATCTTCGAGGCCATCGGGGACAAAGCCGGTTACCACCCCGACGACCAGGCCGAGGCCGCGGTCAGGGCCTGGTTCGCGGCGGTACCGAGAGACAAGGGCTTCGGCAACGGGAGACTGGCCCGCAACCTGTTCGAGGACGCGGTGGCCCGCCAGGCCGGACGGGTCGTGGCCATCGAGAACCCAACCGACGACGATCTCACCACCCTCACCGCCGACGACATAGCCAAACCCGGCCAAGGCCCCCGCCACTCGAACACGGCCTAG
- a CDS encoding GNAT family N-acetyltransferase: protein MASVRPATTNDLPRIGRALAAAFETDPIWHWLTPDIGHYRRRAPAFFAADAKLKLTPHGRVLVSDDLGGCAVWCAPDHWKGTLAETARMLAPSGRLLGRRLLDGVRAIGAMEKVHPKDPPHWYLSVLGTDPDHQGKGIGSALIRAVTDECDRESMPAYLESSKEENLAFYSRHGFVADEPIRLPKGGPLLWPMWRDPR, encoded by the coding sequence ATGGCCTCCGTCCGCCCCGCCACCACCAACGACCTGCCCCGCATCGGCCGGGCGCTTGCCGCCGCGTTCGAGACAGACCCGATCTGGCACTGGCTCACCCCCGACATCGGCCACTACCGGCGCCGGGCTCCCGCCTTCTTCGCCGCTGACGCCAAGCTCAAACTGACCCCCCACGGACGGGTGCTGGTCAGCGACGACCTCGGCGGCTGCGCCGTCTGGTGCGCTCCCGACCACTGGAAGGGAACGCTGGCCGAGACGGCCCGGATGCTGGCGCCCTCCGGCCGCCTGCTCGGCCGTCGTCTGCTCGACGGGGTGAGAGCCATCGGAGCCATGGAGAAGGTCCACCCCAAAGACCCGCCCCACTGGTACCTGTCGGTGCTCGGCACCGACCCCGACCACCAGGGCAAGGGCATCGGATCGGCGTTGATCCGCGCCGTCACCGACGAATGCGACCGAGAAAGCATGCCCGCCTACCTTGAGTCATCAAAGGAGGAGAACCTGGCCTTCTACTCCCGCCACGGGTTCGTGGCCGATGAACCGATTCGCCTCCCCAAAGGCGGGCCGTTGCTGTGGCCGATGTGGCGTGACCCGCGGTGA
- a CDS encoding glutamate-5-semialdehyde dehydrogenase, translating into MGRTLRRRGGVRALPLASALVTGSSIVELGQRAKAASRPLANASTAQKDAALHAAADALVAATDAILVANEADVAAAQDRGVSATVVDRLRLDASRVVAMAAGLRKVAALPDPVGEVLDGWVRPNGLRISRVRVPLGVVAIIYENRPNVTSDAAGLCLKSGNAAFLRGSSGAINSNIAIAGVLRSAYESVDLPADAVVLVEETSHAAAVEFMRLRDSIDVLIPRGGPALIRSILEHATVPYVIDGDGNCHVYVDESADLEMAARIVTNAKTQRPSVCNAAETLLVHKAVAEAFLSGIDSVLPGVAVVADPSTLSLLPAAVGATEASDEDWATEFLDLKMAVKVVDSLDEAIVHISRYGSGHSEAIVTRSLDAADRFTREVDAAAVVVNASTRFVDGEEFGFGAEIGISTQKLHARGPMGLRELTTAKYVVRGEGQTRG; encoded by the coding sequence ATGGGGCGAACCCTACGGCGGCGAGGGGGAGTGCGGGCGCTCCCGTTAGCCTCTGCTCTCGTGACCGGATCCAGCATCGTCGAACTGGGGCAGCGGGCCAAGGCCGCGTCCCGGCCGCTCGCCAACGCCTCCACCGCCCAGAAGGACGCGGCCCTCCACGCCGCCGCCGACGCGCTGGTGGCGGCCACCGATGCGATCCTGGTGGCCAACGAGGCCGATGTAGCCGCAGCCCAGGACCGTGGCGTGTCGGCCACCGTCGTCGACCGTCTCCGCCTCGACGCATCCCGGGTGGTGGCCATGGCTGCGGGGTTGCGTAAGGTAGCGGCCCTGCCCGACCCGGTCGGCGAGGTTCTCGACGGTTGGGTCAGGCCCAACGGTCTGCGCATCAGCCGGGTTCGGGTGCCTTTGGGTGTGGTTGCCATCATCTATGAGAACCGTCCCAACGTGACCAGCGACGCCGCCGGACTGTGCCTGAAGTCGGGCAACGCCGCCTTCCTGCGCGGGTCTTCGGGCGCGATCAACTCCAACATCGCCATCGCCGGCGTGTTGCGCTCGGCCTATGAGTCGGTCGACCTTCCCGCTGACGCCGTGGTGTTGGTGGAGGAGACGAGCCACGCCGCCGCGGTGGAGTTCATGCGCCTCCGAGACAGCATCGATGTGTTGATCCCTCGGGGCGGGCCGGCGCTGATCCGTTCGATCCTCGAGCACGCCACCGTTCCCTACGTGATCGACGGGGACGGCAACTGTCACGTGTACGTGGATGAGTCCGCAGATCTGGAGATGGCGGCTCGCATCGTCACCAATGCCAAGACGCAGCGGCCGTCGGTGTGCAACGCGGCCGAGACGCTGCTGGTGCACAAGGCGGTGGCCGAGGCGTTCCTGAGTGGAATCGACTCGGTGCTTCCAGGGGTGGCGGTGGTGGCCGACCCGTCCACGCTGTCGCTGCTGCCCGCGGCGGTGGGCGCCACCGAAGCCTCCGATGAGGACTGGGCCACCGAGTTCCTCGATCTGAAGATGGCGGTCAAGGTCGTTGATTCCCTCGACGAGGCCATCGTCCACATCTCCCGGTACGGGTCGGGTCACAGCGAAGCCATCGTGACTCGGTCCCTGGATGCGGCCGACCGCTTCACCCGTGAGGTCGACGCCGCCGCGGTGGTCGTCAACGCCAGCACCCGTTTCGTGGACGGCGAGGAGTTCGGTTTCGGTGCCGAGATCGGCATCTCCACCCAGAAGCTCCACGCTCGGGGACCGATGGGTCTGCGGGAGCTGACCACGGCCAAGTACGTGGTTCGGGGCGAGGGCCAGACGCGAGGTTGA
- a CDS encoding VWA domain-containing protein: MLDLLNGFIIELREAGLPVSLTENLDAMAALRHIPMEDREAFKYALAATLVKNNAHWRAFETVFEVYFSLRGSKYGIDDDSVDADLAGMLDDDERDGLGDGGQGGQGQGGGQAMTPEELQQLLYQAMMKGDEALMRAIARQAVKRFAGMEPGRPVGGTYYLYRTLRNLDLEGLMERMMDQSRQQAGDSGEPMTPLEERLERDEYEHRIEALKKEIEAEIRRRLVADRGVEAMAKTLRKPLPEDVDFMHASKDEMVGLRKALIPLTRRLAVRLARKRRHNRRGPLDFRRTVRASLSYGGVPAEPKFRHPRPHKPEIFVIADISGSVAAFARFTLMLVYAISGQFSKVRSFVFIDGIDEVTSYFEGVEDITEAVHRVNTEADVVWVDGHSDYGHAFEVFWNKWGKEIGPKTTVMILGDARNNYHASQSWVIKEMRHRARHVYWLNPEPRSYWDTGDSIVGDYGNHCDGVFECRNLRQLEKFVDYLA, translated from the coding sequence ATCCTGGACCTGCTCAACGGGTTCATCATCGAGCTGCGTGAGGCGGGCCTGCCCGTCAGCCTCACCGAGAACCTCGACGCCATGGCGGCCCTGCGCCACATCCCCATGGAGGACCGCGAGGCCTTCAAGTACGCGCTCGCCGCCACCCTGGTGAAGAACAACGCCCACTGGCGGGCCTTCGAGACCGTGTTCGAGGTCTACTTCTCCCTGCGGGGCTCGAAGTACGGCATCGACGACGACTCCGTCGACGCCGACCTGGCCGGCATGCTCGACGACGACGAGCGTGACGGCCTGGGAGATGGCGGCCAGGGCGGGCAGGGCCAGGGCGGAGGCCAGGCAATGACCCCCGAGGAGCTCCAGCAGCTCCTGTACCAGGCCATGATGAAGGGCGACGAGGCCCTGATGCGCGCCATCGCTCGCCAGGCCGTCAAGCGCTTCGCCGGAATGGAACCCGGACGCCCAGTCGGTGGCACCTACTACCTGTACCGCACCCTGCGGAACCTCGACCTCGAGGGTCTGATGGAGCGGATGATGGACCAGAGCCGCCAGCAGGCCGGCGACAGCGGCGAACCGATGACCCCGCTGGAGGAACGGCTCGAACGTGACGAGTACGAGCACCGCATCGAGGCGTTGAAGAAGGAGATCGAGGCCGAGATCCGCCGTCGACTGGTGGCCGACCGTGGGGTCGAGGCCATGGCCAAGACGCTGCGCAAGCCGCTGCCCGAAGACGTCGATTTCATGCACGCGTCCAAAGACGAGATGGTCGGGTTGCGCAAGGCGCTGATCCCCCTCACCCGGCGGCTGGCCGTGCGCCTGGCCCGCAAGCGTCGCCACAACCGCCGGGGGCCTCTCGACTTTCGCCGCACCGTGCGGGCTTCGCTGTCATATGGCGGAGTTCCGGCCGAGCCCAAGTTCCGTCATCCCCGCCCCCACAAGCCCGAGATCTTCGTGATCGCCGACATCTCCGGGTCGGTGGCGGCTTTCGCCCGGTTCACCCTGATGCTCGTGTACGCCATCAGCGGCCAGTTCTCCAAGGTCCGCTCGTTCGTGTTCATCGACGGGATAGACGAGGTCACCTCCTACTTCGAGGGCGTGGAGGACATCACCGAGGCCGTTCATCGGGTGAACACCGAGGCCGACGTGGTCTGGGTCGACGGCCACTCCGACTACGGCCACGCCTTCGAGGTGTTCTGGAACAAGTGGGGCAAGGAGATCGGGCCGAAGACCACGGTGATGATCCTCGGTGATGCCCGGAACAACTACCACGCCTCTCAGAGCTGGGTGATCAAGGAGATGCGGCACCGGGCCCGTCACGTCTACTGGCTCAACCCTGAGCCGCGCAGCTACTGGGACACCGGCGACTCCATCGTGGGCGACTACGGCAACCACTGCGACGGCGTGTTCGAGTGCCGCAACCTGCGCCAACTCGAGAAGTTCGTCGACTATCTGGCCTGA
- a CDS encoding zf-TFIIB domain-containing protein, with product MKCPVCDVTLSISAREGVEIDFCPQCRGVWLDRGELDKILDRVSRGPETVAPPPPPPPPPPPSPENTDYRTPRDRDYPSGRRDEGRRDERDRDRDDDRDRYYRNDRDRDRDRDRRDDRSYDRDRGYDKRKRRKSFLEEIFDFD from the coding sequence ATGAAGTGCCCTGTCTGTGACGTCACCCTGTCGATCTCGGCTCGAGAGGGCGTGGAGATCGACTTCTGCCCTCAGTGTCGAGGGGTGTGGTTGGACCGGGGCGAGCTGGACAAGATCCTCGACCGGGTCAGCCGCGGGCCCGAGACGGTGGCCCCTCCTCCCCCTCCTCCCCCTCCTCCCCCGCCCTCTCCGGAGAACACCGACTACCGCACTCCTCGCGACCGTGATTACCCGAGCGGCCGACGCGATGAGGGGCGAAGAGATGAGCGGGATCGAGACCGAGACGACGATCGCGACCGCTACTACCGCAACGATCGGGACCGGGATCGGGATCGAGATCGCCGAGATGACCGTTCCTATGATCGGGACCGAGGCTATGACAAGCGCAAGCGTCGCAAGTCGTTCCTCGAGGAGATCTTCGACTTCGACTAG
- a CDS encoding radical SAM protein, with amino-acid sequence MDATAEQGSQAEPHLFINATCVVSFRSEGTCLERNNVVWPIGHPHLETLALLSLDEPPTAVEAKMQVVDQTGVSEDDMAAFIMDLVYSLHLSAGEPQRHMAIEDHPAARTGTRVDLNVEDHVWLPTPQTVRLRNGVFELIDHENRRVAALTATEVAAIGTLCRPTTLSAALQALPTAHGRPIMSAEEFAQLVGDLEATGSLRRRAPLPDGNDEVSPEDQDDFDLINRDEIAHRVAAKYAAKQSAEEAERERVTGQKRTKVIPVAFDLMAPAGVGSVVAFAKAYENGRLEEHYQFRTDWIWSDDRLDEFTSEPAIYLCSDYIWSHQQCLVASAKIKALSPSSITIHGGPDAPKYEGDSIAHMEANPHVDVLIRGEGEQTAAEALAALTSVIGAAEPDLSVLDGVPGLTYRLGDQLIRTPDRERQVDFEHLPSAVLTGLFDMYGEIPMSGVTLETIRGCPYSCAFCDWGSATNSRIRKFSMDRILSEIDWCAANKIETLGLADANFGIFERDVEVSQHVADAHRSNGYPASFGVSYAKNTTKYLRKIITILSEAGILSTGVLSLQTMDPSTLETVRRSNIKTEKYDAIADEMRKAHLPLMVELMMGLPGQTPDSLANDLQECINRSVPARINLTTLLVNSPMNSPEYMEANQIEVAEPLRPGHNSVLVSTKSYTREDYNEMRLMRLSFMAYENFGMLRHAARFLSHETGKSEMDVYRTISVLTRQHPNRWPALTAIDRFSTDLMAPVFSWQAIMHDLGRLAVEELGVADDSALHTVLAVQAGLLPAYGRTFPQVLQLDHDIVAWTQAISEARAIDPSGDWHSVVPHLSTYGPTDLKVDDTAGINDWAMGIHPELNSLGINWELDSRLSRAGIKPKEGTIKESFIEFATAAVTSRPEQREANNPVPVNIGRRD; translated from the coding sequence ATGGACGCAACGGCCGAACAGGGATCCCAGGCTGAACCTCACCTGTTCATCAACGCCACCTGCGTGGTGTCGTTCCGCAGCGAGGGAACGTGCCTCGAGCGCAACAACGTTGTCTGGCCGATCGGCCACCCTCACCTGGAGACGCTCGCCCTTCTCAGCCTCGACGAACCGCCCACCGCGGTCGAAGCCAAGATGCAGGTTGTCGACCAGACCGGCGTGTCAGAAGACGACATGGCCGCGTTCATCATGGACCTGGTCTATTCACTGCACCTCAGCGCCGGTGAACCTCAACGTCACATGGCGATCGAAGACCATCCCGCGGCTCGCACCGGAACTCGCGTGGACCTCAACGTCGAGGACCACGTCTGGCTGCCCACGCCCCAGACGGTTCGGCTCCGCAACGGGGTCTTCGAGTTGATCGACCATGAGAACCGCCGGGTCGCAGCGCTCACCGCCACCGAGGTTGCGGCCATCGGCACCCTCTGCCGACCCACCACGCTGAGCGCGGCGCTCCAAGCACTGCCGACAGCCCACGGTCGTCCCATCATGTCGGCTGAGGAGTTCGCCCAGCTCGTTGGCGACTTGGAGGCAACAGGCAGCCTCCGACGGCGCGCTCCCCTCCCCGATGGCAACGACGAGGTCAGCCCCGAGGACCAAGACGACTTCGATCTGATCAATAGAGACGAGATCGCTCACCGAGTGGCAGCCAAGTACGCGGCCAAGCAGTCGGCCGAGGAAGCCGAGCGTGAACGGGTTACCGGCCAGAAGCGCACCAAGGTGATCCCGGTGGCCTTCGACCTGATGGCGCCGGCCGGTGTCGGCTCGGTCGTTGCCTTCGCCAAGGCCTATGAGAACGGACGGTTGGAGGAGCACTACCAGTTCAGGACCGACTGGATCTGGTCAGACGACCGCCTCGACGAGTTCACGTCCGAACCCGCGATCTACCTCTGCTCCGATTACATCTGGTCTCACCAGCAGTGCTTGGTGGCCTCCGCCAAGATCAAGGCCCTCAGCCCGTCGAGCATCACTATCCACGGTGGCCCCGACGCCCCCAAGTACGAGGGTGACTCCATCGCCCACATGGAGGCCAACCCTCACGTCGACGTTCTGATCCGCGGCGAGGGCGAACAGACCGCAGCCGAGGCCTTGGCGGCGCTGACTTCGGTGATCGGGGCTGCCGAGCCGGACCTGTCGGTCCTCGATGGCGTTCCGGGCCTCACCTATCGCCTCGGCGACCAGCTGATCAGGACCCCAGACCGGGAACGTCAGGTCGATTTCGAGCACCTGCCCAGCGCGGTCCTGACCGGGTTGTTCGACATGTACGGCGAGATCCCTATGTCCGGCGTCACCCTCGAGACCATCCGAGGCTGCCCTTACAGCTGTGCCTTCTGCGACTGGGGGTCGGCCACGAACAGCCGCATCCGCAAGTTCTCGATGGACCGCATCCTTTCCGAGATCGACTGGTGCGCGGCCAACAAGATCGAGACCCTCGGCCTGGCCGATGCGAACTTCGGCATCTTCGAACGAGACGTAGAGGTCTCCCAACACGTGGCCGATGCCCACCGCTCCAACGGCTACCCGGCATCGTTCGGCGTCTCCTACGCCAAGAACACCACCAAGTACCTCCGCAAGATCATCACGATCCTCTCCGAGGCCGGAATCCTCTCCACCGGCGTCCTGTCGCTCCAGACCATGGACCCCAGCACCCTGGAGACGGTCCGGCGTTCCAACATCAAGACCGAGAAGTACGACGCCATCGCCGACGAGATGCGCAAGGCCCACCTGCCGCTGATGGTCGAGCTCATGATGGGGCTCCCGGGTCAGACCCCGGATTCGCTGGCCAACGACCTCCAGGAGTGCATCAACCGTTCCGTCCCCGCTCGCATCAACCTGACCACGCTCCTGGTCAACAGTCCCATGAACTCACCTGAGTACATGGAGGCCAACCAGATCGAGGTAGCTGAGCCGCTTCGCCCTGGACACAACTCCGTGCTCGTGTCCACCAAGAGCTACACCCGCGAGGACTACAACGAGATGCGGCTCATGCGCCTGTCGTTCATGGCGTATGAGAACTTCGGGATGCTCCGTCACGCGGCTCGTTTCCTGAGCCACGAGACCGGTAAGAGCGAGATGGACGTGTATAGGACCATCAGCGTCTTGACCCGCCAGCACCCCAATAGGTGGCCGGCACTCACGGCCATCGATCGCTTCTCCACCGACCTGATGGCACCCGTCTTCAGCTGGCAGGCGATCATGCACGACCTGGGACGCCTCGCCGTCGAGGAGTTGGGTGTGGCCGACGACTCGGCGTTGCATACCGTCTTGGCCGTCCAGGCCGGCCTACTCCCCGCCTACGGACGGACCTTCCCGCAGGTCCTCCAGCTCGATCACGACATCGTGGCCTGGACCCAGGCCATCAGCGAGGCCAGGGCCATTGACCCTTCCGGCGACTGGCATTCGGTGGTTCCTCACCTGTCCACCTACGGGCCCACAGACCTGAAGGTCGACGACACCGCCGGGATCAACGACTGGGCTATGGGCATCCATCCCGAGCTCAACAGCTTGGGTATCAACTGGGAGCTCGATTCCCGGCTGTCGCGGGCCGGGATCAAACCCAAGGAGGGCACCATCAAGGAGTCCTTCATCGAGTTCGCCACCGCAGCCGTCACCTCCCGACCAGAACAGCGAGAGGCAAACAACCCGGTGCCGGTGAACATCGGGCGGCGAGACTGA
- a CDS encoding transcriptional regulator: MRVTAVEIPTRVLVFGMVRPDGSIDGPDLYGVAEACGHTDEQLRSCLRRLVTEGLLVREGSGRQASYRTTPRGNELHLGSMRRHEMAYRQDSRGQGWDGTWHLVAFAVPENLRSARDRLRDRLLDEGGAPINNGMYVSPHPWEEEVRALAAELNVADRLTLASTQDLEVGGVKSARDLARSLWPVDEIAAAYSRFVTDHEDVVPTLEKLRARRDRIADTDFLPGALRMVIAFQEVFIRDPLLPPELLPRPWPGRAARELLLTSRRLALRLRAEHERPALFAAFDQFANSTP; the protein is encoded by the coding sequence GTGAGAGTCACGGCCGTGGAAATTCCGACCAGAGTGCTGGTGTTCGGCATGGTCCGGCCCGACGGTTCGATCGATGGTCCCGATCTCTACGGCGTGGCCGAGGCATGCGGCCACACCGACGAGCAGCTTCGCTCGTGTCTCCGGAGGCTGGTGACCGAGGGCCTGCTCGTTCGCGAGGGAAGCGGGCGCCAGGCCAGCTACCGCACAACCCCTCGCGGCAACGAGCTCCACCTCGGCTCGATGCGACGCCACGAGATGGCCTACCGACAAGACAGCCGCGGTCAGGGCTGGGACGGCACCTGGCACCTGGTGGCCTTCGCCGTTCCCGAGAACCTGCGGTCGGCCAGAGACCGACTGAGAGACCGACTCCTCGACGAGGGTGGGGCACCGATCAACAACGGGATGTACGTGTCACCCCATCCATGGGAGGAGGAGGTTCGGGCCCTGGCGGCTGAGCTGAACGTGGCTGATCGCCTCACCCTGGCCAGCACCCAGGACCTGGAGGTGGGCGGGGTGAAGTCAGCCCGCGACCTGGCTCGCTCGTTGTGGCCCGTCGATGAGATCGCGGCCGCCTACAGCCGTTTCGTCACCGATCACGAGGACGTGGTTCCCACGCTGGAGAAGCTGAGGGCCCGCCGGGACCGCATCGCCGACACCGACTTCCTACCGGGGGCTCTGCGCATGGTCATCGCCTTCCAGGAGGTGTTCATTCGTGACCCCTTGCTGCCACCTGAGCTTCTGCCCCGCCCGTGGCCGGGCCGGGCCGCCCGTGAGCTCTTGTTGACGAGCCGACGTCTGGCACTGCGCCTCCGCGCCGAACATGAGCGGCCAGCGTTGTTCGCCGCTTTCGATCAGTTCGCCAACTCGACACCCTGA
- a CDS encoding acetyl-CoA C-acetyltransferase, producing the protein MPEAVIVSVARTPIGRAQKGSLKNERPDDLTAFIVDTALNKIPELDRNTVEDLILGCGQPAGEAGYNLARIVAIQAGMPTVPGVTVNRYCSSSLMSVRMAAQAIKAGEGDVFIAAGVETVSRFVYGFADSGPQNPKHAAAVARTGELSGGGQGAWTPFDGGLPDVYIAMGQTAENVASYKGVTREEQDQFAALSQQRATASLESGFWENEITPVTTTDDEGNEVIVTKDDGIRAGTTAEGLAGLKPVFRPDGTVTAGNACPLNDGAAAVVVMSDTRAKALGLTPLARVVSSGVSGLDPEIMGLGPIEASRQALARAGMTIDDVDLVEINEAFAAQVIPSARELGIEWDKLNVNGGAIAIGHPFGMTGARIINTLINGLQKDDKTIGLETMCVGGGQGMAMIIERLS; encoded by the coding sequence ATGCCCGAAGCCGTCATCGTCTCCGTCGCCCGTACGCCCATCGGCCGGGCCCAGAAGGGTTCGCTCAAGAACGAGCGGCCCGATGACCTCACTGCGTTCATCGTCGACACCGCCCTCAACAAGATCCCCGAGTTGGATCGCAACACGGTCGAGGACCTGATCTTGGGTTGCGGCCAGCCCGCCGGCGAGGCCGGCTACAACCTGGCTCGCATCGTCGCCATCCAGGCCGGAATGCCCACGGTTCCCGGTGTGACCGTGAACCGCTACTGCTCGTCGTCGCTGATGTCGGTCCGCATGGCCGCTCAGGCCATCAAGGCCGGCGAGGGAGACGTGTTCATCGCCGCCGGCGTCGAGACCGTGAGCCGTTTCGTATACGGCTTCGCCGACAGCGGCCCTCAGAACCCCAAGCATGCTGCGGCCGTGGCCCGCACCGGTGAGCTCTCCGGTGGTGGCCAGGGAGCATGGACCCCCTTCGATGGTGGCCTTCCCGATGTCTACATCGCCATGGGTCAGACCGCCGAGAACGTCGCCAGCTACAAGGGTGTCACCCGTGAGGAGCAGGACCAGTTCGCGGCCCTTTCCCAGCAGCGGGCCACCGCCTCGCTCGAGAGCGGTTTCTGGGAGAACGAGATCACCCCGGTCACCACCACCGACGACGAGGGCAACGAGGTGATCGTCACCAAGGACGACGGCATCCGGGCCGGCACGACTGCCGAGGGTCTAGCTGGCCTGAAGCCGGTGTTCCGCCCCGACGGTACCGTCACCGCCGGAAACGCCTGCCCCCTCAACGACGGCGCGGCGGCCGTGGTCGTGATGAGCGACACGCGCGCCAAGGCTCTGGGCCTCACCCCGCTGGCCCGCGTGGTCTCTTCGGGTGTGTCGGGTCTGGATCCCGAGATCATGGGCCTGGGCCCGATCGAGGCTTCCCGCCAGGCTCTGGCCCGGGCCGGGATGACCATCGACGATGTCGACCTGGTCGAGATCAACGAGGCGTTCGCGGCCCAGGTCATCCCGTCGGCCCGTGAGCTCGGCATCGAGTGGGACAAGCTCAACGTGAACGGCGGCGCCATCGCCATCGGCCACCCCTTCGGCATGACCGGCGCCCGCATCATCAACACGCTGATCAACGGCCTTCAGAAGGACGACAAGACCATCGGCCTGGAGACCATGTGCGTGGGTGGCGGCCAGGGCATGGCCATGATCATCGAGCGCCTCTCCTGA
- a CDS encoding class I SAM-dependent methyltransferase, producing MSQKTTGIHRILSAPWIYQTYQRAIGSHRLWQDVIARLEIPSGGRMLDIGCGPGDVVRYLNGVDYVGFDLSEHYVAQAQDRYGRGGAKFFCADVTTVSPDELGVFDAVLSHGVLHHVDDDTARSIFHIASRVLRPGGKFVTVDGGYVEGQSRMARFLLDHDRGQDVRTPDAYAALGSASFEVIEVDVDHKTLRIPYTMVILRASEPRPVAHP from the coding sequence ATGAGCCAAAAGACCACGGGTATTCACCGGATCCTCTCCGCGCCGTGGATATACCAGACCTATCAGCGGGCCATCGGCTCCCATCGCCTCTGGCAAGACGTCATCGCTCGGCTGGAGATCCCCAGCGGTGGCCGAATGCTCGACATCGGTTGCGGTCCCGGCGATGTGGTCCGGTATCTGAACGGCGTCGACTACGTCGGGTTCGATCTGAGCGAGCACTACGTGGCCCAGGCCCAGGACCGCTACGGCCGGGGTGGCGCGAAGTTCTTCTGCGCCGATGTGACAACGGTCAGCCCCGACGAACTGGGTGTGTTCGACGCCGTCCTCTCCCACGGCGTGCTCCACCACGTGGACGACGACACCGCCCGGTCGATCTTTCACATCGCCAGCCGGGTGCTCCGGCCCGGCGGGAAGTTCGTGACCGTCGACGGCGGTTACGTGGAAGGACAGAGCCGGATGGCCCGGTTCCTCTTGGATCACGATCGAGGCCAGGACGTGCGCACCCCAGATGCCTATGCCGCTCTGGGTTCCGCGTCCTTCGAGGTGATCGAGGTGGATGTGGACCACAAGACCCTGAGGATCCCCTACACGATGGTGATCCTCAGGGCTTCCGAGCCCCGGCCCGTCGCCCACCCCTAG